The following coding sequences lie in one Microtus ochrogaster isolate Prairie Vole_2 chromosome 6, MicOch1.0, whole genome shotgun sequence genomic window:
- the C6H3orf14 gene encoding uncharacterized protein C3orf14 homolog — translation MTSLFTQEIHLSKRHEEIVSRRLKLLQKMRTNFGDQNTGRACLLQATETALKRNVSLLQDIEAAEKSLQASLKPHPQPAVRSLETRYWASVEEHVPKWEQFLLGRAPYPIGGENQNEAGNTIQNEAQR, via the exons ATGACTTCCTTGTTCACTCAAGAAATCCACCTTTCTAAAAGACATGAAGAAAT agTATCACGAAGATTAAAGTTACTTCAGAAAATGAGGACTAATTTTGGTGATCAGAACACAGGCAGGGCATGTCTCCTCCAAGCCACTGAGACTGCTCTAAAGAGGAACGTCAGTCTCTTGCAG GACATAGAAGCTGCAGAGAAGTCTTTACAGGCCAGTCTTAAGCCACACCCACAGCCTGCAGTGCGGTCTCTTGAG actCGTTACTGGGCATCAGTAGAAGAACATGTCCCCAAATGGGAACAGTTCCTTTTGGGAAGAGCCCCGTACCCGATTGGTGGTGAAAATCAAAATGAGGCAGGAAACACCATTCAAAATGAGGCACAGCGGTAA